The Lacticaseibacillus rhamnosus DNA window CAATCATGACAAAGCTTTAGCCCGCGAAGTGATCCACGAAGACAAACACATTAACGAGCGTGAAGTTGATTTGGAAAAACGCAGCTTCGAATTGATTGCCTTGCAGCAGCCGGTGACGACCGATTTGCGGGTGATTGTCACGGTGATGAAGGCAAGTTCCGATCTGGAGCGGATGGGAGATCATGCCGTTTCAATTGCTAAGTCTACTATTCGAGTTAAAGGTGAAACCCGGGTACCGCAAATCGAAGCTGATATTGCCGGGATGGCAGACGCGGTAAAAGAGATGGTTGAACAGGTGCTGGATGCCTATGTGAAGGAAGATTCAGCCCGTGCACGTAAAATTGCCTTGGAAGATCACGGTATCAATGACTTTTCATCGCGGATTTACAAAGAGTGTATCCGCCAGATGCAGGAAAACCCCGAAACCGTTGTCGGATCAATGGACTATATGCTGGTTTCGTCCTATCTTGAACGAATCGGCGACTATGTAACCAACATTTGTGAATGGATTGTCTACTTAAAGACCGGTAAGATTACCGAATTAAACTCAAACGCAATTGAAGACAAGTTCTAGATCCTGGAGACTTTTTTAACGAGGCTGGGGCATCATTCATTGTTTCAAAATATAAGCGTACCATTTCTCGATTTTTTAAGAAATGGTACGCTTTTTGGCTTCTTCATATTAGTATAAATGAGCTTTAACAATTCCAGTGCCAAAACGGAGCAATCGTAGGCCAGATGGGGCTCAGCCGTGGAACAACACAGCGACCGGTTTTTGTCGCTGATGTTGTTAGGCGACTTGGAGACTGCCGGGCTTGCAAGCTCCAAGCGCCGTCTCCGCTCTAGCTTCGCGTCGTCACCCCATCTGGCCGGAGATTGCGTAGTTTGGCACGGCCCGGAACTACTTTAGTTACTTTCTCAGTCATAGTATTCGGATTTTAGTGCGCATCACATCCTGAGATAGAATTATGCCTCAGTCCCTTGGCTTATTCATATGAGTACAAATGAGCCTTGACGATTGCGGCGTTTGGCGCGACACGGGACTATTTGACTTATTTTCTAGCGATGATATTCGAATTTGGTGAGTAGCGAATCCTGAAATGGAATGATGCCACACCCTCGTTCATTCCGCTTTTTTAGAAAGCAGTGAGGTGTCGGGATGACCACAAAACTGATCGCGTCCGCCTTACGACCTGTTTAAAAATCAACCTTTGGACCTATGCGCCTTGGCCGAATTCCGTGCATACTAATCATGTAATCAAATCCTGGAGGGATAACCCATGAATGAACGCGAAAGAATTTTAGACCTCGTTAAAAAAGGCGTCATTTCAAGCGAAGAGGCGCTTGTGCTTTTGGAAAACCTCGCAAAACAGCAAGGTACGCAAGCCGGCAGCCCGGCCGATGATACTGCTCCCGAAGCTCATTCGGAACAGACCGAAACCGATGATCAATCAACGCAGGAACAACAAGAAGCTAATAAAGATACGGATGCTGCATTGACAGAGCTTAACACCGAAATTGCCGAAGCCGCCGGTGCCTTGGATGCTGCGACGGCGCAAGTGACAAGCATCAGTAAGCAAATTGAAGCGAATAACGAACAAATTATTGTTTTAGACACAATGGAAGATCTTGAAGCACTTTCCCCGGAAAAATATCAAAAGCGCGGGGAATTGAAGCAAGAGAATCAGAAACTTAACGATCAGTTAGCCGAGCTAAAGGGACAGGTTGAAACCATGAAGGCCAACCTGGCAACGTTGCGGCGTCAAAAGCATGATCTTGAACGCCAAAAGATCAGTGACAAAATCTTCAACGATGACTGGCAAAAAGATGCTCGTGATGTCTTCTCGGAGTTTGGCAAGAACATCGGGGATGCCACGTCACAACTAGGCGGTTTCGTTAAGGACACTGTCAACAATGTCCTAGATAACGTTGACTG harbors:
- the phoU gene encoding phosphate signaling complex protein PhoU is translated as MRRLFVDELNDLHVRFSEMGMMVNEAIYKSVKAFINHDKALAREVIHEDKHINEREVDLEKRSFELIALQQPVTTDLRVIVTVMKASSDLERMGDHAVSIAKSTIRVKGETRVPQIEADIAGMADAVKEMVEQVLDAYVKEDSARARKIALEDHGINDFSSRIYKECIRQMQENPETVVGSMDYMLVSSYLERIGDYVTNICEWIVYLKTGKITELNSNAIEDKF